Proteins encoded together in one Candidatus Eisenbacteria bacterium window:
- a CDS encoding Gfo/Idh/MocA family oxidoreductase, translating into MAKGVLNVAVVGCGYWGPNLVRNLFENRLCNKVVACDLVPAKLQRIALRYPAIEVTTDFDEVIGRLDVDAVMIATPLSTHYDLALRAIQRGKHVFVEKPFAASSEQALRLIEEADRRRLTLMVGHTFQYSPPVIKIKEILDSGELGEIFYVSSTRVNLGLHQKDVSVIWDLAPHDLSMILYWFEQTPVEVLATGKDFVQKGIPDVAFLFMRFASGAIAHVQVSWLAPSKLRRTTIVGDAKMLVYDDTEHLEQVKIFDKGVNFKDPDTFGEYQLSYRTGDIVSPKLESFEPLQAEIADFLGAVHYQRRPRSDGTVGLRVVQVLEAAERSLMNSGHIEVLSAARRA; encoded by the coding sequence ATGGCGAAGGGGGTGTTGAATGTCGCCGTCGTGGGATGCGGCTACTGGGGCCCGAACCTCGTCCGCAACCTCTTCGAGAATCGGCTCTGCAACAAGGTCGTCGCGTGCGATCTGGTGCCGGCGAAGCTCCAGAGGATCGCGCTCCGCTATCCGGCGATCGAGGTGACGACCGACTTCGATGAGGTCATCGGGCGGCTGGACGTCGACGCGGTGATGATCGCCACGCCTCTGTCGACCCACTACGACCTCGCGTTGCGGGCGATCCAGCGCGGCAAGCACGTCTTCGTCGAGAAGCCGTTCGCTGCCTCCAGCGAGCAGGCCCTGCGCCTCATCGAGGAGGCGGATCGCCGGCGGCTGACCCTCATGGTCGGGCACACGTTCCAGTACAGCCCCCCGGTCATCAAGATCAAGGAGATCCTCGACTCCGGAGAGCTGGGGGAGATCTTCTACGTCAGCTCCACTCGGGTGAATCTGGGTCTGCATCAGAAGGACGTGAGCGTCATCTGGGATCTAGCCCCTCACGATCTCTCGATGATTCTCTACTGGTTCGAGCAGACGCCTGTCGAGGTCCTCGCGACCGGGAAAGACTTCGTCCAGAAAGGGATCCCGGACGTCGCCTTCCTCTTCATGCGCTTCGCCTCCGGGGCGATCGCTCACGTGCAGGTCAGCTGGCTCGCCCCCTCCAAGCTCCGCCGCACGACGATCGTCGGCGACGCCAAGATGCTCGTCTACGACGACACGGAGCATCTCGAGCAGGTGAAGATCTTTGACAAGGGTGTCAACTTCAAGGATCCGGACACGTTCGGCGAGTATCAGCTCTCGTACCGCACGGGGGACATCGTCTCGCCGAAGCTCGAGTCGTTCGAGCCGCTGCAGGCCGAGATCGCCGACTTCCTGGGCGCCGTCCACTACCAGCGCCGGCCCCGCAGCGACGGCACCGTCGGCCTGCGCGTCGTGCAGGTGCTCGAGGCGGCGGAGCGCTCTCTCATGAACTCGGGTCACATCGAGGTCCTGTCGGCGGCGAGGAGAGCCTAG
- a CDS encoding sugar transferase, which yields VKVLSEVLDRLFGSIPVETVHGRHLMQVGRTPLCGGARIRKRFLDVAGALLGGLAILPLLASIALAIRLTSRGPILYRQPRIGRGGRPFTMFKFRSMIVHEEDEDHHRYLERFLRSGAAAGIDIRGRPVYKRVDDPRITAVGHILRRTSLDELPQLWNVLRGEMSLVGPRPCLPFEYDLYEDWQRRRLDVTPGMTGLWQVTGRSCVTFEEMVLLDLFYIGNWSFALDMRLLFRTVPVILFGKGGL from the coding sequence GTCAAGGTGCTCTCCGAGGTCCTCGACCGTCTCTTCGGATCGATCCCGGTCGAGACCGTCCACGGCCGGCACCTCATGCAGGTAGGAAGGACGCCGCTCTGCGGCGGCGCCCGGATCCGGAAGCGGTTTCTCGACGTCGCCGGCGCCCTACTCGGGGGCCTGGCGATCCTTCCCCTGCTTGCATCGATCGCTCTCGCGATCCGCCTCACCTCGCGGGGGCCGATCCTCTATAGGCAGCCGCGCATAGGTCGGGGAGGGCGGCCCTTCACCATGTTCAAGTTCCGCAGCATGATCGTCCACGAGGAGGACGAGGACCATCACCGCTACCTCGAGAGGTTTCTCCGCAGCGGGGCGGCGGCGGGCATCGACATCCGGGGGCGGCCGGTCTACAAGCGGGTCGACGATCCGAGGATCACGGCGGTGGGGCACATCCTGCGGCGGACGAGCCTCGACGAGCTGCCTCAGCTCTGGAACGTCCTGCGCGGCGAAATGAGCCTGGTCGGCCCCCGCCCCTGCCTTCCTTTCGAGTATGATCTCTACGAGGACTGGCAGCGCAGGCGCCTGGACGTGACTCCCGGGATGACGGGGCTCTGGCAGGTGACCGGGCGCTCCTGCGTCACCTTCGAGGAGATGGTCTTGCTCGATCTGTTCTACATCGGAAACTGGTCCTTCGCCCTCGACATGAGGCTGCTGTTCAGGACCGTGCCCGTCATCCTCTTCGGGAAGGGCGGCCTCTAG
- a CDS encoding capsule assembly Wzi family protein: MPGAAHLLLLGAVLLSASAACGATRIADGLLGFYDLERYRIHRSTDLPSGGILPLPDPPQSGGRPILRGAAWRIDAAKARRPTAEEEGDGATICEGTRSRVEADILWPLGRGFRVATAGRLLTGGCGAWESAWLERNLAWSSSSVEILVGAARSFWGDGSEGSLLLGRTAPPHEMVRLRSVRPWVLPRTRSLGRFHGSIFLAYLDDAHRRIPYPLLQGTRLEWEPVSWARLSASRTILMGGAGRTEKLKGGDLWDIWWARDENRRGARDHSDTDQKASFGIEMRLPRMGGAPPWLRGARLFYEYAGEDAFKGPLPTAVAHQMGGAIDLADWIILGEVAETVDDANYWYTNHTVYGPGSYYYHGYVMGHPMGPDGVSAHLRIASPSLGGNSLLLWLRGRKHVDRRSEAGSWWEEGLGCHLGRAIGDNARFEIGVESFRRGSSGAESQDPPIRWRGSLGVRLGASPRPH, from the coding sequence ATGCCAGGAGCGGCGCATCTTCTCCTTCTCGGCGCGGTTCTCTTGTCCGCGTCTGCCGCGTGTGGCGCGACGCGGATCGCGGACGGGCTCCTCGGCTTCTACGATCTCGAGCGCTACAGGATCCACCGATCGACCGACCTGCCGAGCGGCGGGATCTTGCCCTTGCCCGATCCTCCCCAGAGCGGGGGACGGCCGATCCTCCGCGGGGCGGCCTGGAGAATCGATGCCGCCAAGGCGAGGCGCCCGACCGCGGAGGAGGAGGGCGATGGGGCGACGATCTGCGAGGGGACGCGCTCCAGGGTCGAGGCCGACATCCTCTGGCCGCTCGGGCGGGGCTTCAGGGTCGCGACCGCCGGCCGCCTCCTGACCGGCGGGTGCGGCGCGTGGGAGAGCGCCTGGCTCGAGCGCAACCTGGCCTGGTCCTCGAGCAGTGTGGAGATCCTCGTGGGAGCGGCGCGCTCCTTCTGGGGGGACGGATCGGAGGGCAGCCTCCTGCTCGGCCGCACCGCCCCTCCCCATGAGATGGTCCGCCTGCGCAGCGTCCGTCCCTGGGTCCTCCCTCGGACGCGGTCGCTGGGGCGCTTCCACGGCTCGATCTTCCTCGCCTATCTCGACGACGCGCATCGCAGGATACCGTACCCCCTCTTGCAGGGGACGCGGCTCGAGTGGGAGCCGGTCTCTTGGGCGCGCCTCTCGGCCTCGAGGACCATCCTGATGGGGGGCGCGGGGCGAACGGAGAAGCTCAAGGGCGGCGATCTCTGGGACATCTGGTGGGCGCGCGACGAGAATCGCAGGGGAGCGCGCGATCACAGCGACACCGACCAGAAGGCGTCGTTCGGGATCGAGATGAGGCTTCCCCGGATGGGCGGCGCCCCGCCCTGGCTGCGCGGGGCGCGTCTCTTCTACGAGTACGCGGGAGAGGACGCCTTCAAGGGGCCCCTGCCCACGGCGGTGGCCCACCAGATGGGGGGAGCGATCGATCTGGCGGACTGGATCATCCTCGGAGAGGTCGCCGAGACGGTCGACGACGCGAACTACTGGTACACGAACCACACGGTCTATGGCCCCGGCTCGTACTACTACCACGGCTACGTCATGGGACATCCCATGGGCCCCGACGGCGTTTCCGCACACCTGAGGATCGCGAGTCCGAGCCTCGGCGGAAACAGCCTCCTCCTCTGGCTGAGGGGACGGAAGCACGTGGATCGCCGGAGCGAGGCCGGGTCGTGGTGGGAAGAGGGGCTCGGCTGCCATCTCGGCCGCGCCATCGGCGACAACGCCCGCTTCGAGATCGGAGTCGAGTCGTTTCGCCGGGGATCCTCCGGCGCCGAGTCTCAGGATCCGCCCATTCGGTGGCGCGGGTCGCTCGGCGTGCGGTTGGGCGCTTCCCCCCGCCCGCATTGA